In Luteimonas viscosa, the following proteins share a genomic window:
- a CDS encoding DUF4350 domain-containing protein, with product MPRAALGLLGLLCLGVLVAWWLHHFERVERTVPLPPAGEAAYNPLYALRRALQADGIAVESRQRLDLAAHAPGAHDTVLLFGDPRTLAAREVEMLLAWVDSGGHLIVSTPRGRRLSAPRPSDLLPRLGLALLPGAGGCEAFQVPGQERHVEFCGGTRFTLRGIDPMLSWGDFADGFVFARQAYGAGRVDVLASLDFLENDKLAEAPHAALARQLLDPNYGRGSIHLVYAADVPPLWRLLLEHAWMAWAPLLLALLAWLWMRVQRIGPAMPPPAQARRSLLEHVQASGEHLRRYGRASLLHAAMRDAFLDRLRRRDPYAAALDGVARAEAIAARTGMPAPDIEHALRSPRPRDGNDFRLRVARLIEMRRRL from the coding sequence GTGCCGCGGGCTGCCCTGGGGCTGCTCGGACTGCTGTGCCTGGGGGTGCTGGTGGCGTGGTGGCTGCACCACTTCGAGCGGGTCGAACGCACGGTGCCGTTGCCGCCGGCCGGCGAGGCGGCCTACAACCCGTTGTACGCGCTGCGGCGCGCGCTGCAGGCCGACGGCATCGCAGTGGAGTCCCGACAGCGGCTCGACCTCGCCGCGCACGCGCCTGGCGCGCATGACACCGTGCTGCTGTTCGGCGATCCGCGCACGCTCGCCGCGCGCGAGGTCGAGATGTTGCTGGCGTGGGTGGATTCGGGCGGACACCTGATCGTGTCGACGCCGCGGGGGCGCCGGCTTTCCGCGCCGCGCCCGTCCGACCTGCTGCCGAGGCTCGGCCTGGCGCTGCTGCCCGGCGCCGGCGGGTGCGAGGCGTTCCAGGTGCCGGGGCAGGAGCGGCACGTGGAGTTCTGCGGCGGCACCCGCTTCACCCTGCGCGGAATCGATCCGATGCTCTCGTGGGGCGATTTCGCCGACGGCTTCGTGTTCGCGCGGCAGGCGTACGGGGCCGGCCGGGTCGACGTGCTGGCCTCGCTAGACTTCCTCGAGAACGACAAGCTCGCCGAAGCGCCGCACGCGGCGCTGGCGCGGCAGCTGCTCGATCCGAACTACGGCCGCGGCAGCATCCACCTGGTCTACGCCGCCGACGTGCCGCCGCTGTGGCGCCTGCTGCTCGAGCACGCGTGGATGGCCTGGGCGCCGCTGCTGCTGGCGCTGCTGGCATGGCTGTGGATGCGCGTGCAGCGGATCGGTCCGGCGATGCCGCCGCCGGCGCAGGCGCGGCGGTCGCTGCTGGAGCACGTGCAGGCCAGCGGCGAGCACCTGCGCCGCTACGGCCGCGCATCGCTGCTGCACGCGGCGATGCGCGACGCCTTCCTCGACCGCCTGCGCCGGCGCGACCCCTACGCCGCGGCGCTCGACGGCGTCGCGCGCGCGGAGGCGATCGCCGCGCGCACCGGCATGCCCGCGCCCGACATCGAACACGCGCTGCGTTCCCCGCGCCCGCGCGACGGCAACGACTTCCGCCTGCGGGTGGCCCGACTCATCGAGATGAGAAGACGACTATGA
- a CDS encoding AAA family ATPase — MTESNSAPTPITGDALVQQVARVRDEVAKAFIGQADVLDQILVALLAGGHVLIEGVPGLGKTLLVRALARALGCGHARVQFTPDLMPSDISGHAVWDVRSETFSVRRGPIFTNLLLADEINRAPAKTQSALLEAMQEQQVTIEGQGFTLPPPFMTLATQNPVEQEGTYPLPEAQLDRFLLKVLIDYPAHADEVAMVTAVSDGSVAAGFDLSQVAQVLDAGAIVALQLGTAATTLDAAVIDYAVRVAAATRTWPGIALGAGPRGSLALVRAARAQAVLSGRGFVTPDDVREVAKPALRHRIALAPELQIEGQDADQVLHALLARVDAPRK; from the coding sequence ATGACCGAGAGCAATTCCGCGCCGACCCCCATCACCGGCGACGCCCTGGTGCAGCAGGTCGCGCGCGTGCGCGACGAGGTGGCGAAGGCCTTCATCGGCCAGGCCGACGTGCTCGACCAGATCCTGGTCGCGCTGCTGGCCGGCGGCCACGTGCTGATCGAGGGCGTGCCCGGGCTGGGCAAGACCCTGCTGGTGCGCGCGCTGGCGCGTGCGCTCGGCTGTGGCCATGCCCGCGTGCAGTTCACGCCGGACCTGATGCCCAGCGACATCAGCGGCCATGCGGTATGGGACGTGCGCAGCGAGACCTTCAGCGTGCGCCGCGGCCCGATCTTCACCAACCTGCTGCTGGCCGACGAGATCAACCGCGCGCCGGCCAAGACCCAGTCGGCGCTGCTCGAGGCGATGCAGGAGCAGCAGGTGACGATCGAAGGGCAGGGCTTCACGCTGCCGCCGCCGTTCATGACCCTGGCCACCCAGAATCCGGTCGAGCAGGAAGGTACCTATCCGCTGCCCGAAGCGCAGCTCGACCGCTTCCTGCTCAAGGTGCTGATCGACTATCCCGCGCACGCCGACGAGGTGGCGATGGTGACCGCCGTCAGCGACGGCAGCGTCGCCGCCGGCTTCGACCTGTCGCAGGTGGCGCAGGTGCTCGACGCCGGCGCGATCGTGGCGCTGCAGCTGGGCACCGCGGCGACCACGCTCGATGCCGCGGTGATCGACTACGCGGTGCGCGTCGCCGCCGCGACCCGTACCTGGCCCGGCATCGCGCTCGGCGCGGGGCCGCGTGGCAGCCTCGCGCTGGTGCGCGCGGCGCGCGCGCAGGCGGTGTTGTCGGGACGCGGCTTCGTCACGCCCGACGACGTGCGCGAAGTCGCCAAACCGGCCCTCCGGCACCGCATCGCGCTGGCACCCGAGCTGCAGATCGAAGGCCAGGACGCGGACCAGGTGCTGCATGCGCTGCTGGCCAGGGTGGACGCGCCGCGCAAATGA
- a CDS encoding DUF58 domain-containing protein has protein sequence MSPAHVHRRFLPRPAPALVACAVAWCLVGAAASLGWLPASAWAIAGAGLAILAFVDLALLWRIGVPDVSRSVPEAMALGVEREVQLHLEPGAQRVRVDVHDLHPGGWEVSGLPRRLALQPGLVSSVGYRLRPNARGAFAFDGVHLVLHSPLRLWRRLCLAGASRRVRVFPDFAPLAKFALVSAEQASRMMGAHVRRRRGEGTDFHQMREYRVGDSLRQIDWKATSRARKLISREYQDEKNQQLVVVLDTGRRMLARDPGTSGKGDALAHFDHALDASLLVAYLALRQGDAVGLFATGGERRWVPPQRGMAAIDTLLRASYDLQPQPVATDYLAAATELSLRQRRRGLLMLVTNLRDEDIEDVLAAVRMLQKRHLVVVASLRERALDEVLEQDVHDISAAVRAGATARYLAQRAAAHDALRRHRVTVLDVTAAQLPAALVERYLAIKREGLL, from the coding sequence ATGAGTCCCGCGCACGTCCATCGACGCTTCCTGCCGCGCCCCGCGCCCGCCCTGGTCGCCTGCGCCGTCGCCTGGTGCCTGGTGGGCGCTGCGGCCAGCCTCGGCTGGCTGCCGGCATCGGCATGGGCGATCGCGGGTGCGGGGCTGGCGATTCTGGCGTTCGTCGATCTGGCGCTGCTGTGGCGCATCGGCGTGCCCGACGTGTCGCGCAGCGTGCCCGAGGCGATGGCGCTGGGGGTCGAGCGCGAAGTGCAGTTGCACCTCGAGCCGGGCGCGCAACGCGTGCGCGTGGATGTGCACGACCTGCATCCGGGCGGCTGGGAGGTGAGCGGCCTGCCGCGGCGGCTCGCGCTGCAACCGGGGCTGGTGTCGAGCGTCGGCTACCGGCTGCGGCCCAACGCGCGCGGCGCGTTCGCGTTCGACGGCGTGCACCTGGTGCTGCATTCGCCGCTGCGGTTGTGGCGACGCCTGTGCCTGGCCGGCGCGAGCCGGCGCGTGCGCGTTTTCCCGGATTTCGCCCCGCTGGCGAAGTTCGCGCTGGTCAGCGCCGAGCAGGCCTCAAGGATGATGGGCGCGCACGTGCGGCGCCGGCGTGGCGAGGGTACCGATTTCCACCAGATGCGCGAATACCGGGTGGGCGACAGCCTGCGCCAGATCGACTGGAAGGCGACCTCGCGCGCGCGCAAGCTCATCTCGCGCGAATACCAGGACGAGAAGAACCAGCAACTGGTGGTGGTGCTCGACACCGGCCGGCGCATGCTGGCGCGCGATCCCGGAACTTCGGGCAAAGGGGACGCGCTGGCGCATTTCGACCACGCGCTCGACGCCTCGCTGCTGGTCGCCTACCTGGCGTTGCGCCAGGGCGATGCGGTCGGCCTGTTCGCGACCGGCGGCGAGCGCCGCTGGGTGCCGCCGCAACGCGGCATGGCCGCGATCGACACCCTGCTGCGCGCCAGCTACGACCTGCAGCCGCAGCCGGTGGCGACCGACTACCTCGCCGCCGCCACCGAACTGTCGCTGCGCCAGCGCCGGCGCGGCCTGCTGATGCTGGTGACCAACCTGCGCGACGAGGACATCGAGGACGTGCTGGCCGCGGTGCGCATGCTGCAGAAGCGGCACCTGGTGGTGGTGGCCTCGCTGCGCGAGCGCGCGCTCGACGAAGTGCTCGAGCAGGACGTGCACGACATCTCCGCCGCCGTGCGCGCCGGCGCCACCGCGCGCTATCTCGCCCAGCGCGCTGCCGCGCACGACGCCCTGCGCCGCCATCGCGTGACGGTGCTGGACGTGACCGCGGCGCAGCTGCCGGCGGCGCTGGTGGAGCGCTACCTGGCGATCAAGCGCGAGGGGCTGCTGTAG
- a CDS encoding GIY-YIG nuclease family protein, with protein sequence MPRECRYFVYILTNRTRKVMYIGMTNDLVRRLHEHRTHAVPGFTARYRVDTLVYFEETPDVLAALEREKQIKKWRREKKDALVASMNPDWRDLGLDFSLRSK encoded by the coding sequence ATGCCCAGGGAATGCCGCTACTTCGTCTACATCCTCACCAACCGCACCCGCAAGGTCATGTACATCGGCATGACCAACGATCTCGTCCGGCGGCTGCATGAACACCGCACGCACGCGGTCCCCGGCTTCACGGCCAGGTATCGCGTGGACACGCTGGTGTATTTCGAGGAGACCCCGGACGTGCTCGCGGCGCTCGAGCGCGAGAAGCAGATCAAGAAGTGGCGGCGCGAGAAGAAGGACGCGCTGGTGGCGTCGATGAATCCGGATTGGCGCGACCTGGGGCTGGATTTCTCCCTTCGGTCGAAATGA
- the aroE gene encoding shikimate dehydrogenase — translation MSSSHYAVFGHPVAHTLSPHIHAAFGRQTGIALRYEAIDATLATFFDALEAFAAAGGVGANITLPLKESAFALSATTTERARRAGAVNTLARIEGQWHGDNTDGAGLVRDLTERRGLDLRQRRTLLIGAGGAARGIAPSLLDAGIGELFIVNRTPERADALADTLGQPGRVHPRYLADLPSLGEFGLMINATSAGRDGRTPRLPMSLLGSRCAAVDLSYGEAAIPFLAWARASGAHEAIDGLGMLVEQAAESFALWHGVRPHTDAVYEELHARHAALVTAD, via the coding sequence ATGAGCAGCAGCCATTACGCGGTCTTCGGCCACCCCGTCGCGCATACGCTGTCGCCGCACATCCATGCGGCGTTCGGCCGCCAGACGGGGATCGCGCTGCGCTACGAGGCGATCGACGCGACCCTCGCCACCTTCTTCGACGCGCTGGAGGCCTTCGCCGCCGCCGGCGGCGTCGGCGCCAACATCACCCTGCCGCTGAAGGAATCGGCCTTCGCCCTGAGCGCAACCACCACCGAGCGCGCGCGTCGCGCCGGCGCGGTGAACACCCTGGCCCGCATCGAAGGCCAGTGGCACGGCGACAACACCGACGGTGCCGGGCTGGTGCGCGACCTCACCGAACGCCGGGGCCTGGACCTGCGCCAGCGCCGCACCCTGCTGATCGGTGCCGGCGGGGCCGCGCGCGGGATCGCGCCGTCGCTGCTCGATGCCGGCATCGGCGAGCTGTTCATCGTCAACCGCACCCCCGAACGCGCCGACGCGCTGGCCGACACCCTCGGGCAGCCTGGCCGGGTGCATCCGCGCTACCTCGCCGACCTGCCGTCGCTCGGCGAATTCGGCCTGATGATCAACGCCACCTCGGCCGGCCGCGACGGCCGCACCCCGCGACTGCCGATGTCGCTGCTGGGCTCGCGCTGCGCGGCGGTCGACCTGAGCTACGGCGAAGCCGCGATCCCGTTCCTGGCCTGGGCCCGCGCCAGCGGCGCGCACGAGGCGATCGACGGCCTCGGCATGCTGGTCGAGCAGGCCGCGGAAAGCTTTGCCCTGTGGCACGGCGTGCGCCCGCACACCGACGCGGTCTACGAAGAGCTGCACGCGCGGCATGCGGCGCTGGTGACGGCGGACTGA
- a CDS encoding GNAT family N-acetyltransferase: MIRRAAIADIPAIAALSSQLGSPVDPETMPGRLARILDLATHAVFVAEGDAGPCGFAAAEHRLLPSGEWVELGSLVVDAQVRRGGMGTQLVAAVEAWARRRGVDRVRVRASLAREAAHDFYPALGYERTKTQHVYTRTVR; the protein is encoded by the coding sequence ATGATCCGTCGCGCCGCCATCGCCGACATCCCCGCCATCGCCGCGCTGTCATCACAGCTCGGCAGTCCGGTCGACCCCGAGACGATGCCGGGCCGGCTGGCGCGGATCCTCGACCTCGCCACCCATGCGGTGTTCGTGGCCGAAGGCGATGCCGGCCCGTGCGGCTTCGCTGCCGCCGAGCACCGGTTGCTGCCTTCGGGCGAGTGGGTCGAGCTGGGCTCGCTGGTGGTCGACGCGCAGGTTCGCAGGGGCGGCATGGGCACCCAGCTGGTCGCCGCGGTCGAAGCCTGGGCACGGCGCCGCGGCGTGGACCGCGTGCGGGTCCGCGCCAGCCTGGCGCGCGAGGCCGCGCACGACTTCTATCCCGCCCTGGGCTACGAGCGCACCAAGACCCAGCACGTCTACACCCGGACGGTGCGCTGA